The following proteins come from a genomic window of Myroides odoratus DSM 2801:
- a CDS encoding SusC/RagA family TonB-linked outer membrane protein, which translates to MRSKLKWTLVLFMVLFVQFSFAQEKTLKGVVTEDGYPLPGVTVVIKGTTMGTQTDLDGNYAIKVNQGEVVVFSFIGLKNVEHKVAAANTFNVVMKAEDSVLDEVVVVAYGTASKESVTGSIAVVKSEDIQKRPATNAIGALEGTAAGVQVNNTSGQPGAEPEVRIRGFTSLRGKVNGVDANSPLYVVDGVPYGGSITDINPADIESMSVLKDASSTTLYGNRASNGVILITTKKGNKAGGSFNIDMKQGVYVRGIKEYDRVGADDFMNTMWTGYRNGQVTSGKSVAEANDAANANLVNEILKANIYNLPANQLFENGKLKSNAQILDGYRGDLDWYKPIERTGYYQDINMNGRVSNDKGGAYFSAGFLNNEAYFKNSDFTRFTGRTNADYQVNDWLKVGTNLSGSHQVSNGITASADNSNSYANPFMFARGIAPIYSVHMHDPSTGAYLYDETGSLMYDDGTKSRAQYVGRHVVWENDLNSRETIRNTFSGQVFADIKFLNDFTFTIRGDLNTRNTEERHYDNGIIGDGAGTNGRSRRTMYRYKTYTAQQLLNWNKDFGQHNVQALVGHENYSTEYTYLYTMKSNQTFPGMVDLINFNDVTNLYDYTNIYRTEGYLSRVKYNYANKYFVEGSFRRDGSSKFHKDNRWGNFWSAGASWVVSNESFFNVSFMDHLKIRASYGEVGNDMAATFYAYQDLYAIDKNGGATALYKSQNGNKDLKWETSSSFDVALDTRLFNRVNLSLEYFDKRSQNLLTDLNQPLSNGSTTPTEGASKIVSNIGSISNRGIEIAFDVDVIKKGDWRWNIGANATWLKNKVVELAPENRKDGIQTTSFHKAMEGKSVHEFYLYQYVGVDQMTGNALYEINSDRYRVGIKKPEDIDDRETIDEQYVTTINGKDYTTYTTYAKKDFSGSAIPKVSGSFNTMLSYKNFSLSALFTYSIGGKVYDNSYQDLMSVSANPGAIHSDILGAWNGAPEGMTEGSANRIDPNGIPVVDFNRDTYTRGDLSTRWLKDASYLVVKNINVSYEMPKETMEKIGVSGMRLTLGVENLATFTKRQGMNPQQTFNGVLYNTYVTPRTFTLGVNVAF; encoded by the coding sequence ATGAGATCAAAGTTAAAATGGACTTTAGTGCTATTTATGGTACTATTTGTGCAATTTTCATTCGCTCAGGAAAAAACGCTAAAAGGGGTTGTGACTGAGGATGGATACCCGTTACCAGGGGTTACTGTTGTTATCAAAGGGACAACAATGGGGACTCAAACGGATTTAGATGGAAACTATGCTATTAAAGTGAACCAAGGAGAGGTGGTTGTGTTTTCGTTTATAGGATTAAAGAATGTTGAACATAAAGTTGCTGCTGCAAACACATTTAATGTGGTAATGAAAGCAGAAGATAGTGTTCTTGATGAGGTTGTAGTAGTAGCGTATGGTACTGCTTCAAAAGAATCAGTAACAGGGTCAATTGCTGTTGTAAAATCGGAAGATATTCAGAAGAGACCTGCGACGAATGCAATTGGGGCTTTAGAAGGTACCGCTGCAGGGGTTCAGGTTAATAATACATCCGGACAACCTGGGGCGGAGCCAGAAGTTCGTATTCGTGGATTTACTTCATTAAGAGGTAAAGTGAATGGAGTGGACGCAAACTCGCCGTTGTATGTAGTGGATGGTGTACCATATGGAGGAAGTATTACAGATATTAACCCTGCGGATATAGAAAGTATGTCAGTATTGAAAGATGCTTCATCAACAACATTATATGGTAATAGAGCTTCTAATGGAGTAATTTTGATTACAACTAAGAAAGGAAATAAAGCAGGAGGATCGTTTAATATAGATATGAAACAAGGTGTCTATGTTAGAGGTATCAAGGAGTATGATCGTGTAGGTGCAGATGATTTTATGAATACGATGTGGACAGGTTACAGAAATGGACAGGTTACAAGTGGGAAATCAGTAGCAGAGGCTAACGATGCAGCAAATGCTAATTTAGTTAATGAGATTTTAAAAGCAAATATTTATAATTTACCTGCAAATCAATTGTTTGAAAATGGTAAATTAAAAAGTAACGCTCAAATACTTGATGGATATAGAGGGGATTTAGATTGGTATAAGCCAATTGAAAGAACAGGTTACTATCAAGATATTAATATGAACGGACGTGTTTCTAACGATAAAGGAGGGGCTTATTTTTCTGCAGGATTTTTGAATAATGAAGCTTATTTTAAAAATTCTGATTTTACGCGTTTTACAGGACGTACGAATGCAGATTATCAAGTAAACGACTGGTTGAAAGTAGGAACAAATTTATCTGGATCACATCAAGTTTCTAATGGAATTACTGCATCAGCAGATAATTCTAATAGTTATGCGAATCCTTTTATGTTTGCAAGAGGAATTGCTCCTATTTATTCTGTGCATATGCATGATCCATCAACTGGAGCATATTTATATGATGAAACAGGTAGTTTAATGTACGATGATGGAACGAAATCTAGAGCACAATATGTTGGAAGACATGTGGTTTGGGAAAATGATCTAAATAGCCGTGAGACAATCCGCAATACATTTAGCGGACAAGTTTTTGCAGATATAAAATTTTTAAACGATTTCACATTTACAATTCGCGGTGATTTAAATACGCGTAATACAGAAGAACGTCACTATGATAACGGGATTATTGGTGATGGAGCTGGAACTAATGGGCGTAGTAGAAGAACGATGTATCGTTATAAAACGTATACAGCTCAACAATTGTTAAACTGGAATAAAGATTTCGGTCAGCACAATGTTCAGGCATTAGTAGGGCATGAAAACTACAGTACAGAATATACCTATTTGTATACAATGAAATCAAATCAAACGTTCCCAGGAATGGTAGATTTGATTAACTTCAATGATGTGACCAATTTATATGACTATACGAATATTTATAGAACTGAAGGATATTTATCTCGTGTTAAATATAATTATGCAAATAAATATTTTGTTGAAGGATCGTTCAGAAGAGATGGTTCGTCAAAATTCCACAAGGACAATAGATGGGGTAACTTCTGGTCAGCTGGAGCTAGCTGGGTTGTAAGTAATGAAAGCTTTTTTAATGTTTCATTTATGGATCATTTAAAAATTAGAGCTTCTTATGGTGAAGTAGGTAATGACATGGCGGCAACATTTTATGCTTACCAAGATTTATATGCTATCGATAAAAACGGTGGTGCTACAGCATTGTATAAATCACAAAATGGTAATAAAGATTTAAAATGGGAAACTTCTTCTTCTTTTGATGTTGCATTAGATACAAGATTGTTTAACCGCGTGAATTTATCTTTGGAATATTTTGACAAACGTTCACAAAATCTATTGACTGATTTAAATCAACCTTTGTCAAATGGATCAACTACTCCAACAGAAGGAGCTTCAAAAATTGTTTCAAATATTGGAAGTATTTCAAATAGAGGAATTGAGATTGCTTTTGATGTAGATGTGATTAAAAAAGGAGATTGGAGATGGAATATTGGTGCCAATGCAACTTGGTTGAAAAATAAAGTGGTGGAGTTAGCACCTGAAAATAGAAAAGATGGTATTCAAACAACATCTTTCCATAAAGCTATGGAAGGTAAAAGTGTTCATGAATTCTATTTGTATCAATATGTTGGAGTAGATCAAATGACGGGTAATGCGCTTTATGAAATTAATAGCGACAGATACCGTGTTGGGATAAAAAAACCAGAAGACATTGATGATAGAGAAACTATTGATGAGCAATATGTAACAACAATTAACGGCAAAGATTATACGACGTATACGACGTATGCGAAAAAAGATTTCTCAGGAAGTGCAATTCCTAAAGTATCAGGAAGTTTCAATACGATGTTATCATACAAAAACTTCTCTTTATCTGCCTTATTTACCTACAGTATTGGTGGAAAAGTTTATGATAATTCATATCAGGACTTAATGAGTGTAAGTGCAAACCCAGGAGCTATTCACAGTGATATTTTAGGAGCTTGGAATGGTGCCCCAGAAGGAATGACAGAAGGATCTGCTAATCGCATTGATCCAAATGGTATTCCAGTAGTAGATTTTAATAGAGATACTTATACAAGAGGGGATTTATCGACTAGATGGTTAAAAGATGCTTCTTATTTGGTAGTTAAAAATATTAATGTTAGCTACGAAATGCCTAAAGAAACAATGGAGAAAATTGGAGTTAGTGGTATGCGTTTAACATTAGGGGTTGAGAATTTAGCTACTTTTACAAAACGTCAAGGGATGAATCCACAACAAACGTTTAATGGGGTATTATATAATACATATGTTACACCACGTACATTTACATTAGGTGTTAATGTGGCTTTTTAA
- a CDS encoding ribonuclease HII encodes MLIHHFSESQYEAGTDEAGRGCIAGPVTAAAVILPPDFTNEILNDSKQLSAKNRYALRSIIEEQALSYGVTHLHEDVIEELNILHAAIKAMHESVHQLRPIPDFLIVDGNKFTPIPSIPHQCIVKGDAKYLSLAAASVLAKTYRDDYMNQIHEEFPMYNWKKNKGYPTQEHRAAILEYGPCKYHRKSFKLLPDQLKLEL; translated from the coding sequence ATGTTAATCCATCATTTTTCAGAATCACAATATGAAGCCGGAACAGATGAAGCTGGTAGAGGCTGTATTGCTGGCCCAGTAACTGCTGCTGCTGTCATTCTTCCTCCAGATTTCACCAATGAGATCTTAAATGATTCCAAACAACTTTCGGCTAAAAATCGTTATGCTTTAAGAAGCATTATTGAAGAGCAGGCTCTAAGTTATGGCGTAACTCATTTACACGAAGATGTTATTGAAGAATTAAACATTTTACATGCCGCCATAAAAGCCATGCATGAAAGTGTACATCAACTGCGCCCTATACCTGATTTCTTAATCGTAGATGGAAATAAATTTACCCCCATTCCCTCTATTCCCCATCAGTGTATTGTCAAAGGAGATGCCAAATACCTAAGTTTAGCTGCTGCATCTGTATTAGCCAAAACGTATCGGGATGATTACATGAATCAAATCCACGAAGAATTTCCTATGTACAATTGGAAAAAAAACAAAGGATATCCAACACAAGAACACCGAGCGGCTATTTTAGAATACGGTCCTTGTAAATATCATCGAAAATCATTCAAGCTTTTACCTGATCAGTTAAAATTAGAATTATAG
- the hemL gene encoding glutamate-1-semialdehyde 2,1-aminomutase has protein sequence MLYQRSSQLFAEAEKVIPGGVNSPVRAFKSVGGTPIFVQEAKGAYLYDVDGNRLVDYINSWGPMLLGHAYPPVVEAVIEKAKKGTSFGMPTEIETEIAALAVSMVPNIDKIRFVNSGTEACMSAIRLARGYTDREKIIKFKGCYHGHSDSFLIQAGSGAVTFGSPNSPGVTQGTAKDTLLATYNDLANVASILEANKGEVAAIIIEPVAGNMGCIPPKPGFLEGLRQLCDAHGTLLIFDEVMTGFRLARGGAQELFGVRADLVTFGKVIGGGLPVGAFAGSAQVMDYLAPVGPVYQAGTLSGNPLAMAAGLAMLQAINNDLAVFERLEEKTAYLEQGIRRVLEAKQVKYTINRVGSMISVFFDEREVVDFDTAGYGNNDQFKTFFHGLLKEGVYIAPSSYETWFITDALTYDDLDFTIQAVEKVFA, from the coding sequence ATGTTATATCAAAGAAGTAGTCAGCTTTTTGCAGAAGCTGAAAAAGTTATTCCTGGTGGAGTAAACTCACCAGTTAGAGCATTCAAATCTGTAGGGGGAACTCCTATATTTGTTCAAGAAGCTAAGGGAGCTTATTTGTATGATGTGGACGGAAATAGACTCGTTGATTATATTAATTCTTGGGGGCCAATGTTGTTGGGACACGCATATCCACCTGTAGTGGAAGCGGTAATTGAAAAAGCTAAAAAGGGTACTTCTTTTGGTATGCCGACAGAAATAGAAACAGAAATTGCAGCATTGGCGGTTTCTATGGTACCTAATATTGATAAAATACGCTTTGTGAACTCTGGTACAGAAGCGTGTATGAGTGCGATTCGTTTAGCGAGAGGTTATACGGATAGAGAAAAGATAATTAAATTCAAAGGATGTTATCATGGGCACTCTGATTCCTTTTTAATTCAAGCTGGTAGTGGGGCGGTAACATTTGGTTCGCCAAATAGCCCTGGTGTAACACAAGGAACGGCAAAAGATACTTTATTAGCTACGTATAATGATTTAGCAAATGTTGCTTCTATTTTAGAAGCCAATAAAGGCGAGGTAGCAGCTATTATTATTGAGCCTGTTGCCGGAAATATGGGATGTATTCCTCCAAAGCCTGGTTTCTTAGAAGGATTACGTCAGTTATGTGATGCTCATGGAACGTTGTTGATTTTTGACGAAGTAATGACGGGGTTCCGCTTGGCACGTGGTGGGGCGCAAGAGTTATTTGGTGTTCGTGCTGACTTGGTTACTTTCGGAAAAGTAATTGGTGGTGGATTGCCAGTGGGAGCTTTCGCCGGTTCTGCTCAGGTAATGGATTATTTAGCGCCTGTTGGACCTGTATATCAAGCAGGAACACTGTCTGGGAATCCTTTAGCCATGGCTGCTGGATTGGCGATGTTACAAGCAATTAACAATGATTTAGCGGTGTTTGAGCGCTTAGAAGAAAAAACAGCGTATTTAGAACAAGGAATACGTCGTGTATTGGAAGCAAAACAAGTAAAGTATACGATTAACCGCGTAGGATCTATGATTTCTGTGTTCTTTGATGAACGAGAGGTGGTCGATTTTGATACGGCAGGTTATGGGAATAATGATCAGTTTAAAACATTTTTTCATGGCCTGTTAAAAGAAGGAGTTTACATCGCTCCATCTTCTTATGAAACATGGTTTATTACGGATGCTTTGACGTATGACGATTTAGATTTTACGATTCAAGCAGTTGAGAAAGTATTCGCTTAA
- a CDS encoding glucosaminidase domain-containing protein, with product MIKKILLLFCLLALVSCGVKNNSKLTGRKSKTKELVSKEQYRAQQKKVEEQRRIQDDAKRERDKRTAAKNSETLEATSRISVTADMIQDYILQYKDIAKDNMSSYGIPASITLAQGVLESGSGQGTLSRNANNHFGIKCHKEWDGPSVRHTDDAPDECFRKYDAPEESYRDHSQFLVSRSRYNDLFLLEKDDYEGWAHGLKKAGYATDPKYANKLISLIERYTLDQYDREVLGLTSPRPKKEIEKKAETKVETKAKAETKAGTKTHVVQKGDTLYSISKKYNTTVAKLQKTNKLDGTNLSIGQRLKL from the coding sequence ATGATAAAAAAAATCCTTTTACTGTTCTGTTTACTCGCACTTGTAAGTTGTGGGGTGAAGAACAATTCCAAACTTACAGGGAGGAAGTCGAAAACGAAAGAGTTGGTCTCTAAGGAACAATATCGCGCACAACAAAAAAAGGTTGAAGAACAACGTCGCATTCAAGATGATGCGAAACGAGAACGAGATAAACGTACAGCAGCTAAGAACAGTGAAACGTTAGAAGCTACTTCGCGAATTTCTGTGACCGCTGATATGATTCAAGATTATATTTTACAGTATAAAGACATTGCGAAGGACAATATGTCTTCTTATGGTATTCCAGCAAGTATTACCTTGGCACAAGGAGTATTGGAATCTGGATCAGGACAGGGAACGCTGAGTCGAAATGCAAACAATCACTTTGGGATTAAATGTCATAAAGAATGGGATGGACCATCTGTTCGTCATACTGATGATGCGCCAGATGAGTGTTTTAGAAAATATGACGCACCAGAGGAATCTTATCGCGATCACTCTCAGTTTTTGGTGTCACGTAGTCGCTATAATGATTTATTTCTCTTGGAGAAAGACGATTATGAAGGATGGGCGCATGGTTTGAAAAAAGCAGGTTATGCGACAGATCCTAAATATGCTAATAAGTTGATTAGCTTGATTGAGCGTTATACTTTGGATCAATATGATCGCGAAGTATTGGGATTGACTTCACCAAGACCTAAGAAAGAAATAGAGAAAAAAGCAGAAACGAAAGTGGAGACCAAAGCGAAGGCAGAAACGAAAGCTGGAACCAAAACCCATGTGGTTCAAAAAGGAGATACCTTGTATTCGATATCAAAAAAATACAATACAACTGTAGCAAAACTACAGAAAACAAATAAACTTGATGGGACTAATCTATCGATTGGTCAACGCTTAAAATTATAA
- a CDS encoding 1-aminocyclopropane-1-carboxylate deaminase/D-cysteine desulfhydrase — MIDLFSKEEVPTVKVEYSFHNGIELFIRREDLLHPEVSGNKFRKLKYNMEAAVSEGHRQVLTFGGAYSNHIAATAAAGRIVGMQTIGVIRGEEIQEHYRENPTLKKAEEDGMRFKFVTRTEYRTKDSAAFLTKLAEEFGDFYLVPEGGTNEEAIKGTEEILKKEDGIYDYVCCAVGTGGTIAGIINRSFSHQQVIGFPALKGDFLIEEVKKYVSKKNWRLETAYHFGGYAKYTADLLQFIRHFERDTGILLDPIYTGKLLFGIFDLIEQNQFKKDSKILAIHTGGLQGWNEKIK; from the coding sequence ATGATAGATTTGTTTTCAAAAGAGGAGGTGCCAACGGTAAAAGTAGAGTATTCATTCCACAATGGAATTGAATTGTTTATTCGCAGAGAAGATCTGTTGCATCCGGAAGTGTCGGGTAACAAATTCCGAAAATTGAAATACAATATGGAAGCAGCTGTATCAGAAGGGCATCGACAAGTGTTGACTTTTGGAGGAGCGTATTCCAATCATATTGCAGCAACAGCTGCGGCTGGAAGAATAGTAGGCATGCAAACCATTGGCGTAATTCGAGGAGAGGAAATCCAAGAACACTACCGAGAGAACCCAACGTTGAAAAAAGCAGAAGAGGATGGAATGCGTTTTAAATTTGTAACGCGAACGGAGTACAGAACGAAAGATTCAGCTGCTTTTCTAACAAAGTTAGCAGAAGAGTTTGGCGATTTTTACTTGGTTCCAGAAGGAGGAACAAATGAAGAGGCAATCAAAGGGACGGAGGAAATTTTGAAGAAAGAAGATGGGATTTATGATTATGTATGTTGTGCAGTGGGAACTGGAGGTACGATAGCAGGAATTATCAATCGCTCTTTTTCACATCAACAAGTTATTGGTTTTCCTGCATTGAAAGGTGATTTTCTAATAGAGGAGGTTAAGAAGTACGTAAGCAAAAAAAACTGGAGATTGGAAACAGCGTATCACTTTGGTGGATATGCAAAGTATACTGCAGATTTACTGCAATTTATACGGCATTTTGAACGGGATACGGGAATTCTTTTAGACCCAATTTATACAGGTAAACTACTTTTTGGTATCTTTGATTTAATTGAACAAAATCAATTTAAAAAAGACAGTAAGATTCTCGCTATTCACACGGGGGGCTTGCAGGGGTGGAATGAAAAAATAAAATAG
- a CDS encoding urocanate hydratase yields the protein MTFKEQILQGIPNELPAKKEYDSAINHAPKRKEILTEEEKKLALRNALRYFDAKHHSELIQEFKEELETYGRIYMYRFRPDYKMYARPIEEYPGNSTQAKAIMLMIQNNLDYAVAQHPHELITYGGNGAVFSNWAQYLLTMRYLAEMTDEQTLVMYSGHPMGLFPSHAKAPRVVVTNGMMIPNYSKPDDWEKFNALGVTQYGQMTAGSYMYIGPQGIVHGTTITVLNGGRKIAKNGEDLTGKLFVTSGLGGMSGAQPKAGNIAGCITVCAEVNPKAVHTRHSQGWVDEVVTDLNALVQRVKQAQEHKEIVSIAFQGNIVEVWEKFAEDNLFVHLGSDQTSLHNPWAGGYYPVGLSFEEANDMMANNPTLFKEKVQESLRRQAAAINKHTARGTYFFDYGNAFLLEASRAGAEVMAANGIDFKYPSYVQDIMGPMCFDYGFGPFRWVCASGRPEDLAKTDEIACRVLEDIMQNSPAEIQQQMADNIRWIKGAQENKLVVGSQARILYADSEGRIKIAEAFNKAIKEGIIGPVVLGRDHHDVSGTDSPYRETSNIYDGSRYTADMAIQNVIGDSFRGATWVSIHNGGGVGWGEVINGGFGMLLDGTKESDEKLKSMLFWDVNNGIARRNWARNKEATFAIKRAMEIEPLLKVTIPNIVDDSLLN from the coding sequence ATGACTTTTAAGGAACAAATTCTACAAGGAATTCCAAATGAGCTACCGGCAAAAAAGGAGTATGATTCGGCAATTAATCACGCTCCGAAACGCAAAGAAATATTGACAGAAGAGGAAAAGAAACTTGCCTTGCGAAATGCTTTACGTTATTTTGATGCTAAACATCATTCCGAGTTAATCCAAGAGTTTAAAGAAGAATTAGAAACATATGGTCGTATTTACATGTATCGCTTTAGACCCGATTACAAGATGTATGCAAGACCAATAGAAGAATATCCAGGAAATTCTACACAGGCTAAAGCAATTATGTTGATGATTCAGAATAATTTGGATTATGCAGTTGCACAACACCCACATGAATTGATCACCTATGGTGGTAATGGGGCCGTTTTTTCGAACTGGGCACAATACTTACTAACCATGCGCTATCTAGCTGAAATGACGGATGAACAAACGTTAGTCATGTATTCAGGGCACCCGATGGGATTATTCCCTTCACATGCTAAAGCACCACGCGTTGTAGTAACCAACGGAATGATGATTCCGAACTACTCTAAACCAGACGACTGGGAAAAATTCAATGCCTTAGGTGTAACGCAATATGGTCAAATGACAGCAGGAAGTTATATGTACATCGGCCCACAGGGAATTGTTCATGGAACAACAATCACCGTATTAAATGGAGGTCGTAAAATCGCTAAAAACGGTGAGGACCTTACAGGTAAGCTATTTGTAACTTCTGGATTAGGAGGAATGAGTGGAGCACAACCTAAAGCAGGGAATATTGCTGGATGTATTACCGTTTGTGCGGAAGTAAATCCAAAAGCAGTACACACGAGACATTCTCAAGGCTGGGTGGATGAAGTGGTTACAGACCTCAATGCATTAGTACAACGCGTAAAACAAGCACAAGAGCACAAAGAAATCGTATCAATTGCCTTCCAAGGGAATATTGTTGAAGTATGGGAAAAATTTGCAGAAGACAACCTATTTGTCCATTTAGGGTCTGATCAAACTTCTTTACACAATCCTTGGGCTGGAGGATATTACCCTGTAGGGCTATCTTTTGAAGAAGCAAATGACATGATGGCTAATAATCCAACTTTATTCAAAGAAAAAGTACAAGAATCATTACGCAGACAAGCAGCTGCAATTAATAAACACACAGCTAGAGGAACGTATTTCTTTGACTATGGAAATGCCTTTTTGCTAGAAGCATCTAGAGCTGGAGCAGAGGTAATGGCGGCAAATGGCATCGATTTTAAATATCCTAGTTATGTACAAGATATCATGGGACCGATGTGTTTTGATTATGGCTTTGGTCCTTTCCGATGGGTATGTGCTTCAGGAAGACCAGAAGATTTAGCTAAAACAGATGAAATTGCTTGCCGTGTATTGGAGGATATTATGCAAAACTCACCAGCAGAAATTCAGCAACAAATGGCTGATAATATCCGTTGGATTAAAGGTGCACAAGAAAACAAACTAGTTGTTGGATCACAAGCACGTATTTTATATGCTGATTCAGAAGGCCGCATTAAAATTGCAGAAGCTTTTAACAAAGCGATTAAAGAAGGAATAATTGGTCCAGTAGTATTGGGACGTGATCACCACGATGTATCGGGAACAGATTCCCCATACCGTGAAACATCCAACATTTATGATGGCTCTAGATACACCGCTGATATGGCTATTCAAAACGTAATTGGCGATAGCTTTAGAGGTGCTACCTGGGTTTCTATCCACAATGGTGGTGGCGTTGGATGGGGAGAAGTAATCAACGGAGGATTTGGCATGCTTTTAGATGGTACTAAAGAATCCGATGAAAAATTAAAATCTATGTTATTCTGGGATGTAAACAACGGTATTGCACGACGCAACTGGGCTCGAAACAAAGAGGCTACTTTTGCCATTAAGCGTGCCATGGAGATTGAACCGCTATTAAAGGTTACCATTCCAAATATCGTTGATGATAGTTTATTAAATTAA
- a CDS encoding DUF4136 domain-containing protein, which produces MKTVSKFLILAAVSIFTASCSSVRVSADYDKNINFTAYKTYAFFKEGIDNVKLNDLDKKRILLAIDQEMTAKGFTKTDSNPQLLVNIFTKSQQQVNVTTNNDYFYSRYGYYGWGYAPYWGPNSTTVSTSIEGKLYIDFIDTNKKALIWQGIGTGYIDNANTPEKKEAKIQDFVQKILSTYPPELKK; this is translated from the coding sequence ATGAAAACGGTATCAAAATTTCTAATTCTTGCAGCTGTCAGTATTTTTACAGCTTCTTGTAGTAGTGTACGTGTTAGTGCCGATTATGACAAAAACATCAATTTTACAGCATACAAGACCTATGCTTTTTTTAAAGAAGGTATTGACAATGTAAAATTAAACGACTTGGATAAAAAACGCATTCTTCTTGCGATTGACCAAGAAATGACGGCTAAAGGTTTTACTAAAACAGATAGTAATCCTCAATTGTTAGTAAATATCTTTACTAAATCACAACAGCAAGTAAACGTTACCACAAACAACGATTACTTCTACTCGAGATATGGCTACTATGGATGGGGTTATGCTCCTTATTGGGGCCCTAATTCAACAACAGTATCCACATCAATAGAAGGAAAACTATACATTGATTTCATCGACACAAATAAAAAGGCTTTAATTTGGCAAGGAATTGGAACAGGCTATATAGACAACGCCAATACACCTGAAAAGAAAGAAGCTAAAATTCAGGATTTTGTACAGAAAATATTGAGTACGTATCCGCCTGAATTGAAAAAATAA